One genomic window of Acuticoccus sediminis includes the following:
- a CDS encoding SDR family oxidoreductase yields MDLGLTGKVVIVTGGGSGIGAAITATLAHEGAVPVVLSRSLPAEDFWTSVKALAPDAHAIALELSDDAACARAVDEVVARFGHVDGLVNNAGANDSIGLDAGPEAFRASLERNLIHYYTLAHLVVPHLRQSRGAIVNISSKTAVTGQGGTSAYTAAKGAQLALTREWAADLARDGIRVNAVIPAEAMTPLYARWLETFDDPAARREEIERRIPLGKRMTEPEELAATVAFALSPRASHTTGQWLFVDGGYTHLDRALT; encoded by the coding sequence ATGGACCTCGGACTGACGGGCAAGGTCGTCATCGTGACCGGCGGAGGGTCGGGCATCGGCGCGGCGATCACCGCGACCCTGGCGCACGAGGGCGCCGTCCCCGTCGTCCTGTCGCGCAGCCTGCCGGCCGAGGACTTCTGGACCTCCGTCAAGGCCCTGGCGCCCGACGCCCACGCCATCGCGCTGGAGCTTTCCGACGACGCCGCCTGCGCCCGCGCGGTCGACGAGGTCGTGGCCCGGTTCGGCCACGTCGACGGGCTCGTCAACAACGCCGGCGCCAACGATTCCATCGGCCTCGACGCGGGGCCGGAGGCCTTCAGGGCCTCGCTGGAGCGCAACCTCATCCACTACTACACGCTGGCGCATCTGGTGGTGCCGCACCTGCGCCAGTCACGCGGCGCCATCGTCAACATCTCGTCCAAGACCGCGGTGACCGGCCAGGGCGGGACGTCCGCCTACACCGCGGCGAAGGGCGCGCAGCTCGCCCTGACGCGCGAGTGGGCGGCTGACCTCGCCAGGGACGGGATCCGCGTCAACGCCGTCATCCCGGCCGAGGCGATGACCCCGCTCTACGCCCGCTGGCTCGAGACGTTCGACGACCCCGCCGCACGCCGCGAGGAGATCGAGCGCCGCATCCCCCTCGGAAAGCGCATGACCGAACCCGAGGAACTCGCGGCGACGGTGGCGTTCGCCCTCTCCCCGCGCGCCAGCCACACCACCGGCCAGTGGCTCTTCGTCGACGGCGGCTACACCCACCTCGACCGCGCCCTCACCTGA
- a CDS encoding ABC transporter substrate-binding protein, with product MFVKRTLAAIGVAALMSAAPASAQDTIYVPLISKGFQHQFWQAVKAGADQAAAELGVEVTFEGPDNEGQVDRQIDMLAAALAKEPKAVGFAALDSQAAIPLLRQAQSNGIPIIAFDSGVDSDIPVTTAATDNIAAAALAADKMAELIGGSGQVAVVAHDQTSRTGIDRVEGFTGRIKEKYPDIEVVTVQYGGGDQLESTELTKAILAGNPDLKGIFGANEGSAIGVLNGVTEMGRDKVVVIGYDSGTQQKQAIRDGKMAGAITQNPVGIGYETVKAAVAASKGEDVPESIDTGFYWYDATNIDDPKIAAVLYD from the coding sequence ATGTTCGTGAAACGCACGCTCGCCGCGATCGGCGTGGCGGCGCTGATGAGCGCTGCCCCGGCCTCGGCACAGGACACCATCTACGTCCCGTTGATCTCCAAGGGCTTTCAGCATCAGTTCTGGCAGGCCGTGAAGGCCGGCGCCGACCAGGCCGCCGCGGAGCTCGGCGTCGAGGTCACCTTCGAGGGACCGGATAACGAGGGCCAAGTCGACCGGCAGATCGACATGCTGGCCGCCGCCCTCGCCAAGGAGCCGAAGGCCGTCGGCTTCGCCGCGCTCGACAGCCAGGCCGCCATCCCGCTCCTGCGCCAGGCGCAGTCGAACGGCATCCCGATCATCGCCTTCGACTCCGGCGTCGACAGCGACATCCCCGTCACCACCGCCGCGACCGACAACATCGCCGCCGCCGCGCTCGCCGCCGACAAGATGGCCGAGCTGATCGGCGGCTCGGGCCAGGTGGCTGTCGTCGCGCACGACCAGACGAGCCGCACCGGCATCGACCGCGTCGAGGGCTTCACCGGGCGCATCAAGGAGAAGTATCCGGACATCGAGGTCGTCACGGTCCAGTACGGCGGCGGCGACCAGCTCGAGTCGACCGAGCTGACCAAGGCGATCCTCGCCGGCAACCCGGACCTCAAGGGCATCTTCGGCGCCAACGAGGGCTCGGCCATCGGCGTCCTCAACGGCGTCACCGAGATGGGCCGGGACAAGGTCGTGGTCATCGGCTACGACTCCGGCACCCAGCAGAAGCAGGCGATCCGCGACGGCAAGATGGCCGGCGCGATCACGCAGAACCCGGTCGGCATCGGCTACGAGACGGTGAAGGCCGCCGTCGCCGCCTCGAAGGGCGAGGACGTGCCGGAGAGCATCGACACCGGCTTCTACTGGTACGACGCCACCAACATCGACGATCCGAAGATCGCCGCGGTCCTCTACGACTGA
- a CDS encoding ABC transporter ATP-binding protein produces the protein MTVRSTDPQGARQRQSVAKTPFAPWDDPTAVPIISYRGVSKRFEDVVAVDNLSLDIYPREFFALLGPSGCGKTTLMRLLAGFEEPSDGRVMLEGKDLAGVPPHRRPVNMMFQSYALFPHLSVKDNIAFGLRRDGLPRREVARRVDEMLTLVQLTAQARRKPHQLSGGQRQRVALARSLAKKPRVLLLDEPLGALDKRLRGETQFQLVNLQYKLGITFLVVTHDQDEAFALADRIAIMRDGRIEQVAPPARLYESPASRYVADFVGDVNLFDGTVREATGVTVVTHDASGLAFAAPPSGAVSGSHGCVAVRPEKLVMHLPHEAPDAPHNRIEGTVEDIAYGGDFTLFRVKTPTGIVEASVFNHRRTTEKAFTWDDPVVLTFDASDTVFLDH, from the coding sequence ATGACCGTCCGGAGCACCGACCCGCAAGGCGCCCGCCAGCGCCAGAGCGTGGCGAAGACCCCCTTCGCCCCGTGGGACGACCCGACGGCCGTCCCCATCATCTCCTATCGCGGCGTCAGCAAGCGCTTCGAAGACGTGGTCGCGGTCGACAACCTGTCGCTCGACATCTACCCGCGGGAGTTCTTCGCGCTGCTCGGTCCGTCCGGCTGCGGCAAGACCACGCTGATGCGGCTCCTCGCCGGCTTCGAGGAGCCGAGCGACGGGCGGGTGATGCTCGAAGGCAAGGACCTCGCCGGGGTGCCGCCGCACCGCCGGCCGGTCAACATGATGTTCCAGTCCTACGCGCTGTTCCCGCACCTCTCGGTGAAGGACAACATCGCGTTCGGACTCCGCCGCGACGGGCTGCCCCGGCGCGAGGTGGCCCGGCGCGTCGACGAGATGCTGACCCTCGTCCAGCTCACCGCGCAGGCCAGGCGCAAGCCGCACCAGCTCTCCGGCGGGCAGCGCCAGCGCGTCGCCCTCGCCCGCTCCCTCGCCAAGAAGCCGCGGGTGCTGCTGCTCGACGAGCCGCTCGGCGCGCTCGACAAGCGCCTGCGCGGGGAGACGCAGTTCCAGCTCGTCAACCTGCAGTACAAGCTCGGGATCACCTTCCTCGTCGTCACCCACGACCAGGACGAGGCCTTCGCCCTCGCCGACCGGATCGCCATCATGCGCGACGGGCGGATCGAGCAGGTCGCCCCGCCGGCGCGGCTCTACGAGAGCCCCGCCTCCCGCTACGTGGCCGACTTCGTGGGCGACGTGAACCTCTTCGACGGGACGGTGCGGGAGGCCACCGGCGTGACGGTTGTGACCCACGACGCCTCCGGCCTCGCCTTCGCCGCGCCGCCCTCGGGGGCCGTTTCGGGATCGCACGGGTGCGTCGCGGTGCGCCCGGAGAAACTGGTCATGCACCTGCCGCACGAGGCGCCCGACGCCCCGCACAACCGCATCGAGGGCACGGTGGAGGACATCGCCTATGGTGGCGACTTCACCCTGTTCCGCGTGAAGACGCCGACCGGCATCGTCGAGGCGAGCGTCTTCAATCACCGCCGGACCACAGAAAAGGCCTTCACCTGGGACGATCCGGTGGTGCTGACCTTCGACGCGAGCGACACGGTCTTCCTCGACCACTGA